Proteins found in one Peptococcaceae bacterium genomic segment:
- a CDS encoding RtcB family protein — protein sequence MQLEYLGKNLYRVPKLQDMKVDACIYLNKELLPYLEDEAVRQLQDAASLPGVYRAVIGMPDIHTGFGLPIGGILATRADGGVISAGAVGMDINCGVRLLRSDIERQAVNRRDLGALLEEIERRIPAGVGKKSRHSGLKVEDVLTGGAPFLIKKGYGFSGDCECCEEGGCLAGADHGKVGKKALDRAEQLSTLGGGNHFLEIVYVAEIYEQDTARFFGLMEDRIAVLIHTGSRGLGHQVCTDYTEIMFKAAPKYGLRLPGKGLAAVPIDSPEGRDYYAAMASATNFAFANRQLITYDVREAFASVLGGRVKELGLELVYDVCHNIAKFEEQDGRKILVHRKGAVRSLPAGHPGLFGRFAVTGNPVLIPGSMGNPSYVVVGTENVRETFYSLNHGAGRTLSRTAARKKISADELKKDLGETLVNVHKLSRIIDEAPAAYKNVHEVIDTLAAAGLSRKVAQLKPLAVIKGED from the coding sequence ATGCAGTTGGAATACCTGGGTAAAAACTTGTACAGGGTGCCAAAGCTTCAGGATATGAAAGTGGATGCCTGTATTTATTTGAACAAGGAACTGCTTCCCTACCTGGAAGACGAGGCTGTCAGGCAGCTCCAGGATGCGGCTTCTCTTCCCGGCGTTTACCGGGCGGTCATTGGGATGCCCGACATACATACGGGGTTTGGGCTCCCCATCGGGGGTATCCTGGCCACGAGGGCAGACGGCGGGGTTATCTCGGCCGGGGCCGTGGGAATGGACATCAACTGCGGTGTCAGGCTTTTAAGAAGCGACATCGAACGACAAGCCGTAAACAGGCGCGACCTGGGAGCGCTTCTAGAGGAAATAGAACGCCGCATCCCGGCGGGGGTGGGTAAGAAAAGCAGGCATTCAGGCTTGAAAGTGGAAGATGTGCTTACCGGGGGCGCTCCCTTTTTGATAAAGAAAGGCTACGGATTCTCAGGAGACTGCGAATGCTGCGAGGAAGGCGGCTGCCTGGCGGGAGCGGACCACGGAAAGGTGGGCAAAAAGGCGCTGGACAGGGCGGAGCAGCTTTCCACCCTTGGAGGAGGCAATCATTTTTTAGAGATAGTCTATGTGGCGGAAATATATGAACAGGATACGGCCCGCTTTTTCGGCCTGATGGAAGACAGGATTGCCGTGCTTATCCACACGGGGAGCCGCGGGCTGGGACACCAGGTTTGCACCGATTATACGGAGATTATGTTCAAAGCGGCGCCGAAGTACGGTCTTAGGCTGCCGGGCAAGGGCCTCGCCGCCGTTCCCATCGATTCGCCGGAGGGGCGCGATTACTATGCCGCGATGGCCTCCGCCACCAATTTTGCCTTTGCCAACCGGCAGCTTATCACTTACGATGTAAGGGAAGCGTTTGCCAGTGTGCTGGGAGGCAGGGTGAAGGAACTTGGGCTTGAGCTGGTTTACGATGTCTGCCATAATATCGCCAAGTTCGAGGAACAGGACGGCAGAAAAATACTGGTTCACCGGAAAGGGGCTGTGCGCTCCCTTCCGGCAGGGCACCCGGGGCTTTTTGGCCGTTTTGCCGTCACAGGCAATCCCGTCCTTATACCGGGAAGCATGGGAAACCCCTCTTACGTGGTGGTGGGAACAGAGAACGTCCGCGAAACCTTCTATTCTCTCAATCACGGGGCGGGAAGGACCCTTTCCCGCACGGCCGCCAGGAAAAAGATTTCTGCGGATGAACTGAAAAAAGACCTGGGAGAAACCCTGGTCAACGTTCATAAGCTTTCTCGTATCATCGACGAGGCGCCCGCCGCTTACAAAAATGTGCATGAGGTAATCGACACCCTCGCGGCGGCGGGGCTTAGCCGTAAAGTGGCCCAGTTAAAGCCCCTGGCAGTGATTAAGGGTGAAGATTGA
- a CDS encoding hydroxymethylglutaryl-CoA lyase, translating to MIKLPEQIEICDVTIRDGFQNLDIFIPTEAKLYLIEELSLAGFKKIEITSLSNPKRIPQFRDAEEILKQVERRPDVTYQVVTMNEVAVRRAIALKEKGFGPDKVVVMISTSQSHNLVNAGEKHADHWPKIKQWIRMVKESGMIFCGCIGTIFGCPIEGPVPLVRAWEFAERFFEMGVDEIEYGDTTGEGTPDRVFQFYQEIIRRLPDVKRHIAHFHESRGWALANCVAALQAGIARFEASMGGLGGQPASMVDRVPVIGTGESYTPSDLTGNVRAEDLVVLLDEMGIRTGIDIDRYLEIGRLLEKIVGRKLRSWTTSSGRIPKSPTPYLEKVKKRFAHVLNE from the coding sequence ATGATAAAACTACCGGAACAAATTGAAATATGCGACGTAACGATCAGAGACGGCTTTCAAAACCTTGATATCTTTATTCCTACCGAAGCCAAGCTTTATTTAATCGAAGAACTGTCTTTAGCAGGCTTCAAAAAAATTGAAATAACTTCTTTATCCAACCCCAAAAGGATTCCCCAGTTTCGCGACGCGGAGGAAATCCTGAAACAGGTTGAGCGCCGGCCCGATGTCACCTACCAGGTGGTAACCATGAACGAAGTGGCGGTAAGACGCGCCATTGCCTTGAAAGAGAAGGGGTTTGGGCCGGACAAAGTGGTGGTGATGATTTCCACCAGCCAGAGCCACAACCTGGTTAACGCGGGAGAAAAACATGCCGATCACTGGCCAAAAATAAAGCAGTGGATCAGGATGGTTAAAGAAAGCGGCATGATTTTCTGCGGGTGCATAGGGACCATTTTCGGCTGTCCCATCGAGGGCCCGGTTCCTCTGGTGCGGGCTTGGGAATTTGCGGAAAGGTTTTTTGAAATGGGCGTTGATGAGATAGAATACGGGGATACTACGGGAGAAGGCACACCGGATAGAGTTTTCCAGTTTTACCAGGAAATAATAAGAAGATTACCTGATGTTAAACGCCATATTGCCCATTTCCATGAATCCAGGGGCTGGGCCCTGGCTAACTGCGTAGCAGCTTTGCAGGCCGGTATTGCCAGGTTTGAAGCTTCCATGGGCGGCCTGGGCGGCCAGCCGGCCAGCATGGTGGACAGGGTGCCGGTGATAGGGACGGGGGAATCGTATACCCCCAGCGATTTAACAGGCAATGTCAGGGCGGAAGACCTGGTCGTTCTGCTGGATGAAATGGGGATCAGGACGGGGATCGATATTGACCGTTACCTGGAAATAGGACGGCTGCTGGAGAAAATTGTAGGCAGAAAACTCCGTTCCTGGACCACTTCAAGCGGTCGTATTCCCAAAAGCCCCACACCCTATTTGGAGAAAGTAAAAAAGCGTTTCGCCCATGTGCTGAACGAATAG
- a CDS encoding hydroxymethylglutaryl-CoA reductase, degradative, producing MGKTSIISGFYKLSRKERIDILKDFAGLDEADVALLKSAEPLPMERAEKMVENVVGKMEIPLGLAANFLINGREYFIPMAIEEPSVIAAASHAAKLTISRGGITASNTGPVMIAQIQTVHVPDPFAARMAIYENKEEIIARANEQDPVLVKLGGGVRDIEVRVFDTIKGPMVVTHLIVDTRDAMGANAVNTMAEALAPLIERITGGKVYLRILSNLAVKRLVRAKCVVAKEELGGDEVVEGIVQAYAFAEADPFRAATHNKGIMNGISAVVLATGNDTRAIEAGCHAYAARNGRYTSLSTWERNRQGDLVGTLEAPLAVGLVGGATATHPMARLAVKILGVKTAVELGEIIGAVGLVQNLAALRVLATEGVQRGHMALHARNIAINAGATGELIDQVAEIMVKEGKVKMDRALEILKEIT from the coding sequence TTGGGGAAAACGTCCATTATTTCCGGTTTTTACAAGCTGAGCAGGAAAGAAAGAATCGACATTTTGAAGGATTTTGCTGGTCTGGACGAGGCAGATGTGGCCCTGTTGAAAAGCGCCGAGCCGCTGCCCATGGAAAGGGCGGAAAAAATGGTGGAAAATGTTGTCGGGAAAATGGAGATTCCCCTGGGTTTGGCCGCCAATTTTCTGATCAACGGGAGGGAATACTTTATTCCCATGGCGATTGAAGAGCCTTCGGTTATCGCCGCAGCTAGCCATGCCGCCAAGCTGACGATCAGCAGGGGCGGAATCACCGCAAGCAACACCGGGCCGGTCATGATTGCCCAGATTCAAACGGTGCATGTGCCGGATCCTTTTGCCGCCAGGATGGCCATTTATGAAAATAAAGAAGAAATTATAGCCAGGGCAAACGAACAGGATCCGGTGCTGGTTAAACTGGGCGGCGGAGTCAGGGACATCGAGGTGCGCGTTTTCGATACGATAAAGGGGCCGATGGTTGTAACCCACCTGATTGTGGATACCCGCGATGCTATGGGGGCCAACGCCGTAAACACGATGGCCGAAGCGCTGGCGCCGCTTATTGAACGGATTACCGGGGGAAAAGTATACTTGCGCATCCTTTCCAACCTGGCCGTAAAACGGCTCGTCAGGGCAAAGTGCGTGGTGGCTAAGGAAGAACTGGGAGGAGACGAAGTGGTTGAAGGCATTGTCCAGGCCTATGCTTTCGCCGAAGCCGATCCGTTCCGGGCCGCTACTCATAATAAGGGCATCATGAACGGAATATCCGCCGTAGTTTTGGCCACCGGCAACGATACCAGGGCGATAGAGGCCGGGTGTCATGCTTATGCAGCCCGGAACGGCCGCTATACCTCCCTGTCGACATGGGAAAGAAACAGGCAGGGAGACCTCGTGGGCACCCTGGAAGCGCCTTTGGCTGTCGGCCTGGTCGGCGGTGCTACGGCTACACATCCTATGGCCAGACTGGCTGTGAAAATCCTTGGGGTGAAGACAGCGGTTGAGCTGGGAGAGATTATCGGTGCCGTCGGCCTAGTTCAAAACCTTGCAGCCTTGCGAGTACTGGCGACCGAAGGGGTCCAGCGCGGGCACATGGCTTTGCATGCCAGGAACATTGCCATCAATGCGGGGGCGACAGGCGAGTTGATCGACCAAGTCGCCGAGATAATGGTGAAGGAAGGCAAGGTAAAAATGGATCGGGCTCTAGAAATCCTTAAAGAAATAACATAG
- a CDS encoding tripartite tricarboxylate transporter permease, with amino-acid sequence MDFMVIIQMIVAAVVAAVLYTIIGVAPGTDETAVLAPITLAIVLLGVHPAVILCFFISAIVAKKLTDSIPVAVAGIPGGVMAAPMVEHAVVLKAHGRPDLSMRKMASGSVIGTLVAVPVSLFLASALVPLAPVIKVYANQLFLFGAVFLALMAREKVVSLLSIIPFALLIQGLRHLYWGIEAVPKTTTVFVSFFLGITIGPMIVNILELFVSSKRKDLLRHSYKEITMREDAKVKGFPNPFKILDKKEIASSTLGSLIGCVTFFMSPVGMTIFLGETLASRIKDPIQKAARAISTMDALTNATYVSGTLIPLIALGVPLSPMAIGPANALFNAPPRFTLDKNLHHVMSTGDYILPVILGAAVALAITYPVTIKYSTKICKFVFRLISHEALLGMFFGLVVMLAYMEAGFINIWGVMLVALVAGTINRWGVNYGVQFMTLYCAAYLSKLIVF; translated from the coding sequence ATGGATTTCATGGTTATTATCCAGATGATTGTTGCCGCTGTCGTCGCGGCCGTTCTGTACACAATCATCGGTGTGGCTCCCGGCACCGATGAGACCGCGGTTTTGGCGCCTATCACCCTGGCCATAGTTTTGCTGGGAGTACATCCGGCTGTTATCCTTTGTTTCTTTATCTCGGCGATTGTTGCCAAGAAATTGACCGACTCCATACCCGTAGCGGTGGCGGGGATTCCGGGAGGCGTTATGGCCGCTCCTATGGTGGAACATGCCGTTGTCTTGAAAGCGCACGGCAGGCCAGACCTCAGCATGAGGAAGATGGCCTCCGGTTCGGTAATCGGGACACTGGTGGCTGTTCCGGTCAGCCTTTTTTTGGCCAGCGCGCTGGTGCCCCTCGCGCCCGTAATCAAAGTCTATGCCAACCAGCTCTTCTTGTTCGGCGCCGTTTTCCTTGCTTTAATGGCGAGGGAAAAAGTCGTATCCCTCTTGAGCATCATTCCCTTTGCCCTGCTGATCCAGGGACTGCGGCACCTTTACTGGGGGATTGAAGCGGTGCCCAAGACAACGACCGTCTTTGTGTCCTTTTTCCTTGGCATTACCATCGGGCCGATGATTGTAAACATCCTGGAGCTGTTTGTCAGCAGCAAAAGAAAAGATTTGCTGCGTCATTCTTACAAAGAAATAACCATGCGTGAAGACGCGAAGGTGAAAGGTTTTCCCAATCCGTTTAAAATACTGGACAAAAAAGAAATCGCCAGTTCAACCCTGGGCAGCCTGATCGGTTGTGTGACCTTCTTTATGAGCCCTGTGGGAATGACCATCTTCTTGGGGGAAACGCTGGCCAGCCGGATCAAAGACCCCATTCAGAAAGCGGCAAGGGCCATATCCACAATGGACGCGCTTACCAACGCCACGTATGTGTCGGGAACCTTGATTCCCTTGATCGCGCTGGGCGTGCCGCTCAGCCCGATGGCCATCGGGCCGGCCAATGCCCTCTTTAACGCCCCGCCCAGGTTTACGCTGGACAAGAATTTGCACCATGTCATGAGCACGGGGGACTATATCCTGCCGGTCATTCTCGGCGCCGCAGTAGCCCTGGCAATCACTTATCCTGTTACTATCAAGTATTCAACCAAAATATGCAAATTCGTCTTCCGGCTTATTTCCCATGAAGCCCTCCTGGGGATGTTCTTCGGTTTGGTGGTTATGCTCGCGTACATGGAAGCCGGTTTTATCAACATCTGGGGTGTTATGCTGGTTGCCCTGGTGGCCGGCACCATTAACAGGTGGGGCGTTAATTACGGCGTGCAGTTTATGACTCTTTACTGCGCAGCCTACCTGTCAAAGCTGATTGTCTTTTAA
- a CDS encoding sigma 54-interacting transcriptional regulator: MIDLASSIFALPHGELICVFFPLNQALRKNSSIGEAFSLFGRTGYYTLPVLDAEDKLIGVVNIKDIFSQQNPGQPVAPFISRDFLSFQRPVSDLDLIQAYQESKRLFTEVFITDFNGNLVDIVSMLSFLKTKIAGNEITTEEQFLKQILRPTSLAKCILDDLHDGVVIVDKNSRILYANRAYGIILGVDVNKVINNYLTKIEPEARILNILASGEPFVGKIIKVKSLNIVILANITPIKFRGEVVGAISVFSDVTKITNVAAELERINIVNQLLTQEMGDRRSLPDSFEAIVGTSKKLFRQLEFAVKVSSIDSPVLILGESGTGKELLARAIHFASPRKEGPFISLNCAAIPENLLESELFGYEEGAFSGAKKGGKAGKLEQAHGGTLFLDEIGDMPLPMQTKLLRFLQEKEFERVGGVNPIKVDIRVISATNKNIGEMVEQRIFREDLYYRINVFTIKLPPLRERKIDILALLESYKQHYENKYKKHVNFSPDCLRFLLNYHWPGNVRELKNVVEHAVIMGNGLVTADNLPGYIKESGTSRVPAAVDSKEENSLGSKLKDLEKRTILDALEQSNYNKTQAIKILGISRRTFYKKLKELGI, from the coding sequence ATGATAGATTTGGCAAGCAGTATTTTTGCCTTGCCGCATGGGGAGTTGATTTGCGTGTTTTTTCCGCTGAACCAGGCGTTAAGAAAAAACAGCAGTATTGGAGAGGCGTTCAGTTTATTCGGCCGGACCGGGTATTACACTTTGCCTGTGCTTGATGCCGAGGATAAACTGATCGGCGTGGTCAATATCAAGGATATTTTTTCACAACAAAACCCCGGCCAGCCTGTTGCCCCGTTCATTTCCCGGGATTTTTTAAGTTTTCAAAGACCTGTCTCCGACCTGGACCTGATCCAGGCATACCAGGAAAGCAAACGGTTATTCACCGAAGTATTCATTACTGATTTCAACGGCAACCTGGTGGATATTGTCAGCATGCTTTCTTTTCTTAAAACAAAAATTGCCGGGAATGAGATAACAACCGAAGAGCAGTTCTTGAAACAGATCCTGCGTCCCACTTCCCTGGCCAAATGCATTCTCGACGACCTCCATGACGGGGTGGTCATCGTAGACAAAAACAGCCGCATTCTTTATGCCAACAGGGCTTACGGCATAATACTGGGCGTTGATGTCAATAAAGTGATTAACAACTATCTAACAAAAATCGAACCCGAGGCCAGGATTCTGAATATTTTGGCTTCCGGCGAGCCTTTCGTGGGCAAGATTATCAAAGTAAAAAGCCTTAATATCGTCATACTGGCTAATATTACGCCGATTAAGTTCAGGGGTGAAGTGGTGGGCGCCATCTCGGTTTTTTCCGATGTGACCAAAATAACAAATGTTGCGGCGGAGCTGGAAAGAATAAATATCGTTAACCAGCTGTTGACCCAGGAAATGGGAGACAGGCGTTCGCTCCCGGACTCGTTTGAGGCTATTGTCGGCACCAGTAAAAAGCTTTTCAGGCAGCTGGAATTCGCCGTAAAAGTCTCCTCCATCGATTCGCCCGTCTTAATCCTGGGCGAAAGCGGCACGGGCAAAGAACTGCTGGCCAGGGCAATTCATTTTGCCAGCCCCCGCAAAGAAGGCCCGTTCATTTCGCTGAATTGTGCGGCAATCCCTGAAAACCTGCTGGAGAGCGAGCTTTTCGGATATGAAGAGGGTGCCTTTTCCGGGGCCAAGAAAGGAGGTAAAGCCGGCAAGCTGGAACAGGCGCATGGAGGAACCCTTTTTCTCGATGAGATAGGCGACATGCCCTTGCCGATGCAGACCAAACTGTTAAGGTTCTTGCAGGAAAAAGAGTTTGAAAGAGTGGGGGGCGTAAATCCCATCAAGGTTGATATAAGGGTGATTTCCGCAACCAATAAAAACATCGGTGAGATGGTTGAACAAAGGATTTTTCGGGAAGACCTCTATTACAGGATTAACGTTTTTACCATCAAGTTGCCGCCGTTGAGGGAAAGGAAAATTGACATACTGGCTTTACTTGAGAGCTACAAACAGCATTATGAAAACAAGTATAAAAAGCATGTGAATTTTTCTCCCGATTGCCTGCGCTTCTTATTGAATTACCATTGGCCCGGAAACGTAAGGGAACTAAAAAATGTTGTTGAGCACGCGGTCATTATGGGCAACGGACTTGTTACGGCCGATAATTTGCCCGGGTACATAAAGGAGTCCGGTACGTCCAGGGTACCGGCAGCTGTGGATAGTAAAGAAGAAAATTCGCTTGGCAGCAAATTGAAGGACCTGGAAAAAAGAACGATCCTGGATGCCCTGGAGCAAAGCAATTACAATAAGACCCAGGCGATTAAAATACTGGGGATAAGCCGGAGGACATTTTATAAGAAATTGAAGGAACTGGGAATATAA
- a CDS encoding glycosyl hydrolase family 18 protein → MSTAPQVPAAKFKILRFPKRVVLLLLLAAVIALAVYFAPGWFRTPLNTTDRWQIYYMGDPAEQAGYFQEEELYLPFDFVKEKLDPDIRWDEKNKVVIITTGKHVFHFPLGSKEGLLNLEPYSFTYPVVQKEGAVYLPADPLQDFYRLEIVQDKENMVARIHSLEQPVQQGKITARGKLRQKPSVRSPWTAEVAADEEVIILREKSGWYWVETAGGKMGYLDEKKVELAGIKTAQVSEPVYPPWNPLKRPVIVTWEYAGLKTASPGEIGALDGVQAVSPTWFHLQNDGLVVNRADKKYVRWAHDTGRQVWGLFDNGFDPEVTHAFLNDVSLRTRAIKQLLSYVDLYELDGINLDFENIYLQDREAYVQFVRELAPLLHEKERMLTVDVTFHSPSENWSRCYDRSGLAQAADYLLVMGYDEHGAGSPTAGPVASLPWVERGLERMLEEVPADKLILGVPFYTRLWTEETDESGTKKLTSRTLSMEQAEEWIAENKVEIKTDGSAGQHYVELKKGNTFHCMWLEDDFSLAKRIELMKKYRLAGLAAWRRGFEKQEIWPLLGELVRKAW, encoded by the coding sequence ATGAGCACAGCGCCCCAGGTTCCGGCAGCAAAGTTTAAAATTCTCCGGTTTCCCAAACGGGTGGTTTTACTGCTTTTACTGGCCGCAGTGATTGCCCTGGCAGTATATTTTGCGCCCGGCTGGTTCAGGACGCCTTTGAACACAACAGACCGCTGGCAAATATATTACATGGGCGATCCGGCTGAGCAGGCCGGTTATTTCCAGGAAGAAGAACTGTATTTGCCGTTTGATTTTGTTAAGGAGAAGCTTGATCCCGACATCCGGTGGGACGAAAAAAACAAGGTGGTAATAATCACCACCGGCAAGCATGTGTTTCATTTTCCCCTGGGCAGCAAAGAAGGTCTTTTGAACCTCGAGCCATACTCTTTTACCTATCCGGTTGTCCAGAAAGAAGGCGCAGTTTACCTCCCCGCCGACCCTCTGCAAGATTTTTACCGGCTGGAAATAGTACAAGATAAGGAAAACATGGTTGCCCGCATACATAGCCTGGAGCAGCCTGTCCAGCAGGGAAAAATAACGGCCAGGGGGAAACTGCGCCAAAAGCCGTCCGTGAGGTCGCCCTGGACGGCGGAAGTCGCCGCGGATGAAGAGGTTATAATTCTCAGGGAAAAGAGCGGCTGGTACTGGGTAGAAACGGCCGGCGGGAAGATGGGTTACCTTGATGAAAAGAAAGTTGAACTGGCCGGCATAAAAACAGCACAAGTTTCAGAACCGGTTTACCCTCCCTGGAATCCTTTAAAAAGGCCGGTTATTGTCACCTGGGAATATGCCGGCCTGAAAACGGCGAGCCCGGGGGAAATAGGCGCGCTGGACGGCGTGCAGGCGGTTTCGCCGACCTGGTTTCACCTCCAAAACGACGGGCTTGTCGTCAACCGGGCAGACAAAAAATACGTGCGCTGGGCCCACGACACGGGCCGCCAGGTCTGGGGCCTTTTTGACAACGGGTTCGATCCCGAGGTGACACACGCTTTTTTAAATGATGTCTCATTAAGGACCAGGGCAATAAAGCAGCTTTTGAGTTACGTGGACCTTTACGAACTGGACGGCATAAATTTGGACTTTGAAAACATATATCTTCAGGACAGGGAGGCCTATGTCCAGTTTGTCCGTGAGCTGGCCCCCCTTCTCCATGAAAAAGAACGCATGCTCACGGTTGATGTCACCTTTCATTCCCCAAGCGAAAACTGGTCCAGGTGTTATGATCGGTCGGGGCTGGCCCAAGCGGCTGATTACCTGCTGGTGATGGGCTATGATGAACACGGTGCCGGCAGTCCAACCGCCGGTCCGGTGGCTTCTCTGCCCTGGGTGGAAAGGGGCCTGGAACGGATGCTCGAAGAAGTTCCGGCGGACAAGCTTATCCTGGGAGTTCCTTTTTACACCAGGCTCTGGACCGAAGAGACGGATGAAAGCGGTACGAAGAAGCTGACTTCCAGGACCCTGTCCATGGAACAGGCGGAAGAATGGATCGCCGAAAACAAGGTCGAAATCAAAACTGACGGGAGCGCGGGCCAGCACTATGTGGAGCTTAAAAAGGGAAATACGTTCCATTGCATGTGGCTGGAAGACGACTTTTCGCTGGCTAAGCGGATTGAACTCATGAAGAAATACCGGCTGGCAGGACTGGCTGCCTGGCGGCGTGGTTTTGAAAAACAGGAAATTTGGCCCTTGCTGGGGGAACTTGTCAGGAAGGCGTGGTAA
- a CDS encoding glycosyl hydrolase family 18 protein has translation MTAAPLRTREKKQKKGLGIILLVIPVLAVMCAAGFFGFRVFYQSESWGVYDQPRIYYMGCAAASRPFYREGQLYLPFPFIKENIDPSAWWDLKSRFLVVTGPESVYHFFPGSSEGLHNLNSVALDYPVVQEDEIVYLPAWLVEKLYPVEITEHREKNFITINSAHKPVQLARITKSGSLKNEPRFFSPGQGQVLEGEDVTVWKEEKGWFLVEANDGKIGYIQKERVELTEIKKNPVPDEDVYQPWSPLGQPLLVTWEFVNKKAALPQKAENISGINVFAPIWFSLGEGGVIHSKASKKYVEWAHAKGRQVWGVFTNNCEIDLTHSFLSDSKLRLEAVKQLVDSAREYELDGIDVDFEYMYLEDKAAYVQFIRELVPLMHELGRTVTVDVIFHSNSENWSRCYDHRALAESADYLIVMAYDQHTVLAGPVASLPWVERGVVRMLEDVPHDKLLLGVPLYTRLWQEEPDGSGKTKTTRQTLTIEQAQKWVAAYKPEVQEDEDSGQHYVEVRQGETVFRMWLEDTYSLQKRVELAKKYRLAGISAWRRDIAKDEVWPLLGGLLDRR, from the coding sequence ATGACCGCTGCGCCTTTGAGAACAAGGGAAAAGAAACAAAAGAAAGGACTGGGCATAATCCTTTTGGTTATTCCTGTGCTGGCTGTTATGTGTGCGGCGGGTTTTTTCGGTTTCCGGGTTTTTTATCAAAGCGAGTCTTGGGGTGTTTACGACCAGCCCAGGATTTACTATATGGGCTGTGCTGCCGCATCAAGGCCTTTTTACCGGGAGGGGCAGCTTTATTTGCCCTTCCCTTTCATCAAAGAAAATATCGATCCTTCGGCCTGGTGGGACCTGAAAAGCCGGTTTTTGGTTGTGACAGGACCAGAAAGCGTCTATCATTTTTTCCCGGGAAGCAGTGAAGGTCTGCATAATTTAAATAGTGTTGCCCTGGATTATCCTGTTGTTCAGGAAGATGAAATTGTTTATCTCCCTGCCTGGCTGGTCGAAAAACTGTATCCAGTCGAGATAACGGAGCATAGAGAAAAAAATTTTATCACCATAAACAGCGCGCATAAACCGGTTCAGCTGGCGAGAATAACGAAAAGCGGCAGTCTTAAAAACGAACCGCGTTTTTTTTCACCCGGGCAAGGGCAGGTCCTGGAAGGTGAGGATGTTACCGTTTGGAAGGAAGAAAAGGGCTGGTTTCTGGTGGAAGCAAATGATGGAAAGATCGGCTATATACAAAAAGAAAGGGTGGAATTGACGGAAATTAAAAAGAATCCGGTCCCTGATGAAGATGTTTACCAGCCGTGGAGCCCGCTGGGGCAGCCGCTCCTTGTCACCTGGGAATTTGTAAATAAAAAGGCGGCTCTTCCCCAGAAGGCTGAGAACATCAGCGGAATAAACGTTTTTGCGCCCATCTGGTTTTCCCTCGGAGAGGGCGGCGTTATTCACAGCAAAGCCAGCAAGAAATACGTGGAGTGGGCGCACGCCAAGGGCCGCCAGGTTTGGGGAGTGTTCACCAACAACTGCGAAATTGACCTGACCCATTCTTTTCTTTCCGACTCAAAGTTGAGATTGGAAGCTGTCAAGCAGCTTGTTGATTCTGCCCGGGAATATGAACTTGACGGGATTGACGTTGATTTTGAGTACATGTACCTGGAGGACAAAGCGGCTTATGTACAGTTCATCAGGGAACTGGTGCCGCTTATGCACGAATTGGGCCGCACGGTCACAGTGGATGTAATATTTCATTCCAACAGCGAGAACTGGTCAAGGTGTTACGACCACCGAGCCCTGGCGGAGAGCGCCGATTACCTGATTGTTATGGCCTACGACCAGCACACCGTACTGGCTGGTCCGGTGGCTTCTCTGCCCTGGGTGGAAAGGGGCGTCGTCAGGATGCTGGAGGATGTTCCCCACGACAAGCTATTGCTGGGGGTGCCCCTTTATACAAGGCTGTGGCAGGAGGAACCGGACGGGAGCGGCAAAACAAAGACGACACGCCAGACCCTCACCATTGAACAGGCCCAAAAATGGGTGGCCGCGTATAAACCGGAGGTACAAGAAGACGAGGATTCAGGCCAGCATTATGTCGAGGTCAGGCAGGGGGAGACTGTATTCCGCATGTGGCTTGAAGATACTTATTCGCTGCAAAAAAGGGTGGAACTGGCAAAGAAATACAGGCTGGCCGGAATATCCGCCTGGCGCAGGGATATAGCAAAGGACGAAGTCTGGCCGCTGCTGGGCGGTCTTCTCGACAGGCGATGA
- a CDS encoding rubrerythrin family protein has protein sequence MNLKGSRTEANLLAAFAGESQARNKYTYFASKARKEGFNQIADFFEETANNEKEHAKIWFKLLHDGIASTEENLKDAAAGENYEWTDMYAGFAKTAKEEGFDRIAFLFEKVAEIEKEHEERYLKLLQNIKGNRVFERESKQAWKCGNCGHIHIGEKAPEVCPVCDHPKAFFEIRAENY, from the coding sequence ATGAACCTGAAAGGTTCCAGGACTGAGGCTAATTTGCTGGCGGCTTTCGCCGGGGAATCCCAGGCCAGAAACAAGTACACCTATTTCGCCTCCAAGGCCAGAAAAGAGGGGTTCAACCAGATCGCCGACTTCTTTGAGGAAACGGCAAACAACGAAAAGGAACACGCAAAGATCTGGTTTAAACTCCTGCATGACGGTATCGCATCCACGGAGGAAAACCTGAAGGACGCTGCCGCAGGGGAGAATTACGAATGGACAGACATGTATGCCGGTTTTGCTAAAACCGCAAAAGAAGAAGGTTTTGACAGGATCGCGTTCCTTTTTGAAAAAGTGGCGGAAATTGAAAAAGAGCATGAAGAGCGGTATTTGAAGCTGTTACAGAATATAAAAGGGAACAGGGTTTTTGAAAGGGAAAGCAAGCAAGCCTGGAAATGCGGAAACTGCGGGCATATCCATATCGGCGAAAAGGCGCCTGAGGTTTGCCCGGTCTGCGATCATCCGAAAGCGTTTTTTGAAATCAGGGCGGAAAATTATTAG